The Amycolatopsis jiangsuensis nucleotide sequence GGTCGTTGCCGGTACGGCGGACGCCGACACCGGCCATCCGCACCACCAGATCGTCAGGGTCACTGGGCAGGGTCGGCTCGCTCACGAGCCCATTGTGGCCGCTCTCGCGCGCACGCGTGCACCCGGGCTTTGTGCGGTGGCGGCGGTCCAGCGCATGGGACATCCGGGCGTGGACGGCGTCGCTGTGGCAGCATGCGGAACGTGATCGAGTCCACGTCCGCCGCCCGCCCCGTCAGCCGGGGTTCGTTCTGGCGCCGTCGTGCGATCGACCTGCTCCTCGTCGCCTCCTGCGGGTGTACGCGGGCGCGGTACGCACGCTGATCTTCTCCGCGTGCCGCGTGCCGCGCGCTGCCGTGTCCAGCCGTACCCGGAGAACCAGGAGCACTCATGACCACTTCGATCACGCCCACGTCCGTCGAAATCCACCCCCGGGTGACCGATCCGCTGCTGTCCGAGCTGGTGCATCCGGCACGGCTGCTGTGGACGCCGCGGGAGCTGGCCGACCTGACCCGCACCGTGACCACCGAACTGACCTCCGGCCTGCGCGACATCCTGCGCTTCGACGAGGACCGGCGCTGGTGGGCACGGCTGGCCCTGACCGACGGCGTCGAGCTCTGGCTGCTGTCCTGGCTGCCCGGCCAACACACCAAACCGCACGACCACGGCGGCGCGGCCGGCTCGTTCACCGTGCTGCAGGGCGAACTCGGCGAGGAGTACCGCTACCCGGGCGGTCCGGTGCGCCGCCGCACGCACGTGGCCGGGCAGGGCATCGGATTCGGCGCCGGACGGGCACACCAGGTCACCGGCATCGGCGACCAGCCTGCCGCCAGCGTGCACGCGTACTCGCCGCCGCTCGTGCCCACCCGCGAGTACCGGACGCTGGCCGACCTGCCGAACGAGATCCCGGCGCTGCCCGCGATAATCCACTGATGACCGCGATCGACGCACTCCTCGCCGACGCCCGGTCCACGCTGGACCGGGCGTCCCCGGCGCGGACCGCCGCGCTGCAGGCCGAGGGGGCGCTGATCGTCGACATCCGCCCGTACGCGAACCGGCTGGCCGAGGGCGAGATCCCCGGCGCCGTCGTGGTCGAGCGGATCCACCTGGAATGGCGGCTCGCGCCGGACAGCGAATGGCGGCTGCCGGGAGTGAGCAAGGACACGGTGGCCGTCGTGGTGTGCAACGAGGGCTACTCGTCCAGCCTCGCGGCCGCCGATCTGCAGCGGCTCGGCCTGCCGGGAGCCACCGACCTGGCCGGCGGCTTCCGGGCCTGGGCGGCGGCGGGGCTGCCGGTGCGGCCGGGCGGGACTCCCGCCGTTCCATAGCCCCCACGGGGAGGACCCGGGCGCACCGCTGCTCAGGCGTGCACCACGCGGGCGAGCTCGGCGGGGCTGGCCAGCAGCGGATGCTTCGGCAGCACGCGCACGGTGTAGCCGATCGAACCGGCACGCGGCAGCCGCAGCGTCGCCGCGAACGCGCCGATCCCGTCGTCCCGCATCGGGACCAGGACCGTGTCGGTGAGCTCGTCGCCGTCGCCGACCTGGCCGACCACGGCCTGGATATCCACCTCGGACGGATCCAGCCCGGCGAGGTCGATCCGGGCGCGCACGGTCACCTCGGTGCCCACCACGAAACGTTCGGTGTGGTCGTACCGGAGTTCGGCGTCGAAGACGCGCACGCGCGGCCACGCGACCTCGAGCTTGGTCCGGTAGTCCGCCAGCGACAGCGCGCCGCGGTAGGCGTCCCCGGTGGCCTCGGCGACCATCCGCGAGGCGGGCAGGTAGCCCGAATCCACGTACTCGCGCACCATCCGGGACGCCTGCACGCGCGGGCCGAGCGTTTCCAGCGTGTGCCACACCATGGACAGCCATCCGGTGGGCACGCCGGCTTCCCCGGAGTCGTAGAACAGCGGCGCGATCTGCTGGCCGAGCAGGTCGTACAGCGCCGCGGCCTCCAGATCGTCCCGGCGCAGCGGATCGGTGATGCCGTCCGCGTTCGGGATGGCCCAGCCGTTGGAACCGTCGTAGCACTCGTCCCACCAGCCGTCCCGGATGGACAGGTTGAGCCCGCCGTTGAGCGCCGACTTCATCCCCGACGTGCCGCACGCCTCCAGCGGCCGCACCGGGTTGTTCAGCCACACGTCGCAGCCCCGGTAGAGGTAGCGGGCCATGGACATGTCGTAGTCGGGCAGGAACACGATGCGGTGGCGCACCGCCGGATCGTCGACGAACCGCACGATCTGCTGGATGAGCTGCTTGCCATTCTCGTCCGCCGGATGCGATTTGCCGCCGACGACGATCTGGATCGGCCGCCGGTCGTCCAGCAGCAGCGCGCGCAGCCGCTCCGGGTCACGCAGCATCAGCGTCAGGCGCTTGTACGTCGGAACCCGGCGCGCGAATCCGACGGTGAGCACGTCGGGGTCGAAGACCCGGTCGGTCCAGCCGAGTTCCAGCGCCGAGGCGCCGCGCTGCATCCAGGCGGCCCGCACCCGGCGGCGGACCTCGGCCACGAGCTTCTCACGCAGTTCCCGGCGCAACGCCCACAGCTGCTCGTCGCTGACGCCGTCCCGCAGCGAACTGCCCGGCGCGCGGCCCTCGTGGCCGAACTCGTCATGGTTGCCGCCCAGCAGCGCGCTCAGCTCCCGCGCGACCCAGGTGGGCCCGTGCACGCCGTTGGTGATGGACGAGATCGGCACCTCGTCGTCGTCGAATCCGGGCCACAGCCGGGAGAACATCCGGCGGGTGACCCGGCCGTGCAGTTCGGAGACGCCGTTGGCGCGCTGGGCCAGCCGCAAACCCATGTGCGCCATGTTGAACAGGCCGGGGTTGTCCTCCGCGCCGAGCTGGAGCACGCGGCGCACGTCCACATCCGGCACAAGCCTGCCGTCGGCGAAGTAGCGCTGCACGAGATCCACCGGGAACCGGTCGATGCCCGCGCTCACCGGCGTGTGCGTGGTGAAGACCGTGCCCGCGCGCACCGCGGGCAGGGCCTCGTCGAAACCCAGCCCGTCGGCCTGCACGATCTCCCGCGCGCGCTCCAGTCCGAGGAACCCGGCGTGCCCCTCGTTGGTGTGGAACACCTTCGGCTGCGGATGCCCGGTCAGC carries:
- a CDS encoding cysteine dioxygenase produces the protein MTTSITPTSVEIHPRVTDPLLSELVHPARLLWTPRELADLTRTVTTELTSGLRDILRFDEDRRWWARLALTDGVELWLLSWLPGQHTKPHDHGGAAGSFTVLQGELGEEYRYPGGPVRRRTHVAGQGIGFGAGRAHQVTGIGDQPAASVHAYSPPLVPTREYRTLADLPNEIPALPAIIH
- the glgP gene encoding alpha-glucan family phosphorylase, which codes for MRAVRRFTVRASLPEPLAGLGALATNLRWTWHPPTRDLFASMDAELFNRIRDPLRMLTALPAERLEELAVDEDFLQRTHEAAAGLERYLTEPRWYQRRSDEGLPEAVAYFSMEFGVTEALPNYSGGLGVLAGDHLKAASDLGVPMVGVGLLYRSGYFRQGLSLDGWQVEHYPVIDPNAFPLELVTDRGRPVLVEVAMPGGRDLSAQIWRARVGRIPLLLLDTDIEANAEDLRPVTDRLYGGDADHRIRQEILAGIGGFRAVRKFCELTGHPQPKVFHTNEGHAGFLGLERAREIVQADGLGFDEALPAVRAGTVFTTHTPVSAGIDRFPVDLVQRYFADGRLVPDVDVRRVLQLGAEDNPGLFNMAHMGLRLAQRANGVSELHGRVTRRMFSRLWPGFDDDEVPISSITNGVHGPTWVARELSALLGGNHDEFGHEGRAPGSSLRDGVSDEQLWALRRELREKLVAEVRRRVRAAWMQRGASALELGWTDRVFDPDVLTVGFARRVPTYKRLTLMLRDPERLRALLLDDRRPIQIVVGGKSHPADENGKQLIQQIVRFVDDPAVRHRIVFLPDYDMSMARYLYRGCDVWLNNPVRPLEACGTSGMKSALNGGLNLSIRDGWWDECYDGSNGWAIPNADGITDPLRRDDLEAAALYDLLGQQIAPLFYDSGEAGVPTGWLSMVWHTLETLGPRVQASRMVREYVDSGYLPASRMVAEATGDAYRGALSLADYRTKLEVAWPRVRVFDAELRYDHTERFVVGTEVTVRARIDLAGLDPSEVDIQAVVGQVGDGDELTDTVLVPMRDDGIGAFAATLRLPRAGSIGYTVRVLPKHPLLASPAELARVVHA
- a CDS encoding rhodanese-like domain-containing protein, which gives rise to MTAIDALLADARSTLDRASPARTAALQAEGALIVDIRPYANRLAEGEIPGAVVVERIHLEWRLAPDSEWRLPGVSKDTVAVVVCNEGYSSSLAAADLQRLGLPGATDLAGGFRAWAAAGLPVRPGGTPAVP